The Kazachstania africana CBS 2517 chromosome 8, complete genome genome contains a region encoding:
- the MRP51 gene encoding mitochondrial 37S ribosomal protein bS1m (similar to Saccharomyces cerevisiae MRP51 (YPL118W); ancestral locus Anc_8.613), with protein sequence MSTISQLLRQTKLSQVPRPRVGGSKSRCYPTHQIIETKPSTLSHQEWGLKSTLPSKIRTRYIELDALDSLERMTKFEPNGGNQWIRLRFQEMGVVPSYQTGKVNPLFHKDGSSYESLTEVIDAKSGQERLNRRKIEQIKQARNDFKKWLIDKHAMDVDFKHFNATTLKNLAIEFLNEQINTKRLKFPRDRVIGNGGLSYKLKGRLDNSPNGVVTKHIVPGRMVNSSHQNQNVAAIGGFIARSLGENDKKNSYNKGDFIRELVYPFTIENVTMKDNGKTEIQARCNTSLNASTRHSIMSYQYQQRQLNSRTKKKNKILDPDEVKKEYDSLVETLKGMRKP encoded by the coding sequence ATGTCTACGATATCACAGCTGCTGCGTCAGACTAAACTGTCACAAGTTCCTCGACCTCGTGTGGGTGGGTCCAAGAGCAGGTGCTATCCCACACATCAGATTATTGAGACGAAACCGTCGACTCTCTCGCATCAAGAATGGGGGTTGAAGTCTACGCTTCCTTCGAAGATTAGGACCAGGTACATTGAATTGGATGCTCTGGATTCTTTGGAACGGATGACCAAGTTTGAGCCCAACGGTGGGAATCAGTGGATTAGACTTAGATTCCAAGAGATGGGAGTGGTTCCCTCGTATCAGACAGGTAAAGTGAATCCTTTGTTTCACAAGGATGGATCCTCATACGAGTCATTGACAGAGGTGATTGATGCCAAGAGTGGACAGGAAAGATTGAATAGGAGGAAAATTGAGCAAATCAAACAGGCTAGAAACGATTTCAAGAAGTGGTTGATTGACAAGCATGCTATGGACGTTGATTTCAAACATTTCAACGCCacaactttgaaaaatctggCCATTGAATTCTTAAATGAGCAGATTAACACTAAGAGGTTGAAATTTCCTAGAGATAGAGTCATTGGTAACGGTGGGTTAAGTTACAAACTGAAAGGAAGACTGGATAATTCACCTAACGGAGTTGTTACAAAACATATAGTACCCGGTAGAATGGTAAATAGTTCAcatcagaatcaaaatgtCGCAGCTATTGGTGGCTTCATTGCTAGATCTCTtggtgaaaatgataaaaaaaattcttacAATAAAGGTGATTTTATCAGAGAATTAGTTTACCCAtttaccattgaaaatgtcACCATGAAGGATAATGGTAAGACGGAAATTCAAGCACGTTGTAACACTTCATTAAATGCATCCACTAGGCATTCAATCATGTCATATCAGTACCAACAAAGACAATTGAATTCTAGGacgaaaaagaagaataaaattttagatCCTGATGAAGTGAAGAAAGAGTATGACAGTTTAGTCGAGACCCTAAAGGGAATGAGAAAGCCGTAA